A stretch of the Candidatus Tumulicola sp. genome encodes the following:
- a CDS encoding OFA family MFS transporter, whose amino-acid sequence MKNRWVVALAGVLVMVCLGTVYSWSLFTQPLLASFGWSNTTTTWAFALANLFLGIGAAVGGRWQDVSGPRFVLLAAVVMWGAGNILAGLGTPQFGPLWLYATYGVLGGLGLGFGYIACVSAVIKWFPDARGFGGGLIIMGFGLGSYIYNNALKYMPTFTDVAKAAGVYAKAKADALAAHVAFDHYRYSLAPSQVHDLMTIFVISGIAIIIVGLACAVFVDNPPALYIRPGRAAAATLATRPFTTEEMLTTGQFYMQWLMLFLNVSCGILLISNAVPIIQELSKAPVAVAAAAYATVALANGTGRIVWGTLSDYIGRNAAFVFIFGLQVAVYFTLGHLTDITFIAASYFIVLLSYGGGFGVMPAFNADYFGTKHFGANYGLVLTAWGCAGLLGPLFISAVKDATGSFSGAIVPAAILPIVAMIIPFIIRKPEETAAPATLPAAQ is encoded by the coding sequence ATGAAGAACCGCTGGGTCGTCGCGCTGGCCGGCGTGCTCGTAATGGTATGCTTGGGCACCGTGTACTCATGGAGCCTGTTCACCCAACCCCTGCTCGCGAGCTTCGGCTGGTCGAACACGACCACCACGTGGGCGTTCGCGCTCGCTAACCTCTTCTTAGGCATCGGCGCCGCTGTCGGCGGCCGCTGGCAAGACGTCAGCGGGCCGCGCTTTGTGCTTCTCGCGGCTGTGGTGATGTGGGGCGCGGGGAACATCCTGGCAGGCCTCGGCACACCGCAATTTGGTCCGCTGTGGCTGTACGCCACCTACGGCGTGCTGGGCGGATTAGGATTGGGCTTCGGATACATCGCCTGCGTGTCCGCGGTGATCAAGTGGTTCCCCGACGCGCGCGGTTTCGGCGGCGGCCTGATCATCATGGGCTTCGGCTTGGGAAGCTACATCTACAACAACGCCCTGAAATACATGCCGACGTTCACGGACGTGGCGAAGGCCGCGGGCGTCTACGCAAAGGCCAAAGCGGACGCGCTCGCAGCGCACGTCGCGTTCGATCACTATCGCTACTCGTTGGCGCCGAGCCAAGTCCACGATCTCATGACGATCTTCGTCATTTCCGGCATCGCGATCATCATCGTCGGCCTGGCCTGTGCCGTGTTCGTGGACAATCCGCCGGCTCTCTACATCCGCCCCGGCAGAGCCGCGGCTGCCACCCTGGCGACGCGTCCCTTCACGACCGAAGAAATGCTGACCACCGGGCAGTTCTACATGCAATGGCTGATGCTGTTCCTCAACGTCAGCTGCGGCATCTTGCTCATCAGCAACGCCGTGCCCATCATCCAAGAATTGAGCAAAGCGCCGGTCGCTGTCGCGGCAGCGGCGTACGCCACGGTCGCGCTCGCAAACGGCACGGGCCGCATCGTCTGGGGAACCCTCTCCGACTACATCGGCCGGAACGCCGCCTTCGTCTTCATCTTCGGACTTCAAGTCGCGGTGTATTTCACGCTGGGGCACCTCACCGACATCACGTTCATCGCGGCATCCTACTTCATCGTCTTGCTCTCGTACGGCGGCGGATTCGGCGTCATGCCGGCGTTCAACGCCGACTACTTCGGCACCAAGCATTTCGGCGCGAACTATGGCTTGGTGCTCACCGCGTGGGGCTGCGCTGGACTGCTCGGACCGCTGTTCATCTCGGCGGTGAAAGACGCCACGGGCTCGTTCAGCGGCGCGATCGTCCCGGCCGCAATCCTCCCCATCGTCGCGATGATCATCCCGTTCATCATCCGCAAACCCGAAGAGACGGCCGCCCCGGCGACCCTCCCGGCGGCGCAGTGA
- a CDS encoding helix-turn-helix domain-containing protein produces MVRKKTLEPQQARSKESQARLMRAAREILNEKGLEAATVPRVAARAGLSAGSVYRRFPDKDALIRSAVLDFVQRLEAANAAVLTPKLAKLGSLSDFAKMAVKTSLAAHRKNARMLRAIHQFILAHPDTAFKKKVVEVEVRSVQRVADFLLLKRKEIRHPHPAKAVTFALMLLGAALQEIVVLDVLPEMEDPRLPRNDDELARELTRVFLSYLGVSYRA; encoded by the coding sequence ATGGTCCGAAAAAAGACCCTTGAACCGCAGCAGGCGCGCAGCAAGGAATCTCAGGCGCGCCTGATGCGAGCAGCCCGTGAGATCCTGAATGAAAAGGGGCTCGAAGCGGCGACCGTCCCGCGCGTCGCCGCTCGTGCCGGGCTTTCCGCGGGCTCGGTGTACCGGCGCTTCCCCGACAAGGACGCCCTAATACGAAGTGCGGTGCTGGATTTCGTGCAGCGGTTGGAGGCGGCGAACGCGGCGGTCCTGACGCCGAAGCTTGCCAAGCTTGGGTCGCTGTCTGACTTCGCCAAGATGGCCGTGAAGACGAGCCTTGCAGCCCACCGCAAGAACGCGCGGATGCTGCGCGCGATCCACCAGTTCATCTTGGCCCACCCGGACACGGCCTTCAAGAAGAAGGTTGTCGAGGTTGAGGTGCGGTCGGTTCAGCGTGTCGCCGACTTCTTGTTGCTCAAGCGGAAGGAGATCCGGCACCCGCATCCGGCAAAAGCGGTCACGTTCGCGCTGATGCTCCTCGGAGCCGCCTTGCAGGAGATCGTGGTGCTCGATGTCTTGCCCGAGATGGAGGACCCGCGCCTCCCGCGGAATGACGATGAACTAGCCCGCGAACTCACCCGCGTCTTCTTGAGCTACCTTGGAGTCAGCTACCGCGCCTAG
- a CDS encoding MFS transporter — translation MASTILSASNAARHPLRSPAFRLLWIGRTVSNLGDQFYLVALPWLVLQLTNSSLALGTIMMTATIPVAVLMLVGGAVSDRFSARKIWMLTTSARTLSVTLVGLLVWFHALQLWHVYVLALLFGVADAFAAPAAQTFLPSLVDREQLPAANSVTQMTQQLTTILGPAPAGLVIRAFGVAWAFFIDAFSFLFVMAALWRLPDPQRSQTAAKKGLLHSIAEGLHYINSDAALRSLLILAAALNFCLSGPISIGLAWIAKQNFASPVAFSIFVSAVALGSLIGAALAGLYKPRRRGVTMIVVSALIALFTGLLGLLAHAWLLAVVLLAMGAAAGFLNVHIIAWFQQRVEREMLGRATSVLMFAAVGLAPVSLLLAGLAVKWNLTAMFVSSAVLMFLAAAVAALTKPVREIQ, via the coding sequence ATGGCAAGCACAATCCTTTCCGCTTCGAATGCCGCCCGGCACCCCTTACGCAGTCCTGCCTTCCGGCTGCTATGGATCGGCCGTACGGTCTCAAATCTCGGAGATCAATTCTACCTCGTCGCGCTGCCGTGGCTCGTTCTTCAACTGACCAACTCCAGCCTCGCGCTGGGCACGATCATGATGACGGCGACGATCCCCGTCGCCGTGCTCATGCTGGTGGGCGGAGCGGTCAGCGACCGTTTTTCGGCGCGCAAAATCTGGATGCTGACGACGTCTGCGCGCACGCTGTCCGTCACCTTAGTCGGCCTGCTCGTCTGGTTCCATGCGCTCCAGCTCTGGCACGTCTACGTGCTCGCGCTACTCTTTGGAGTCGCTGACGCCTTTGCGGCTCCCGCTGCTCAGACGTTCTTGCCCTCGCTTGTGGACCGGGAACAATTGCCGGCAGCAAACTCGGTCACGCAAATGACCCAGCAGCTTACGACCATCCTGGGTCCGGCACCGGCCGGGCTCGTCATCAGAGCGTTTGGCGTGGCTTGGGCATTTTTCATCGATGCATTTAGTTTTCTCTTCGTCATGGCCGCGCTCTGGCGGTTGCCTGACCCCCAACGCTCACAAACCGCCGCCAAGAAAGGACTGCTGCACTCCATCGCTGAGGGGCTGCACTACATCAACAGCGATGCTGCGTTGCGCTCGCTGCTCATCCTCGCGGCGGCGTTGAACTTCTGCCTTTCTGGGCCGATCTCGATAGGCTTGGCCTGGATCGCCAAACAGAACTTTGCGTCGCCCGTGGCATTCAGCATCTTTGTTTCAGCCGTGGCCCTCGGTTCGCTAATAGGCGCGGCTCTCGCTGGGCTCTATAAACCGCGCCGGCGTGGGGTCACGATGATCGTGGTGAGCGCGCTGATCGCGTTGTTCACCGGGCTTCTCGGTTTGCTGGCGCACGCGTGGCTCTTGGCAGTCGTTCTGCTGGCGATGGGCGCTGCGGCCGGCTTCTTGAACGTGCACATCATCGCTTGGTTCCAGCAGCGCGTTGAACGCGAAATGCTCGGCCGGGCGACCAGCGTGCTCATGTTTGCGGCCGTTGGACTCGCACCCGTTTCGCTGCTGCTCGCGGGTCTCGCAGTGAAATGGAACCTCACGGCGATGTTCGTCAGTTCCGCCGTCTTGATGTTCCTGGCTGCCGCCGTCGCAGCGTTGACAAAACCGGTTAGGGAAATTCAGTAA
- a CDS encoding BON domain-containing protein, whose protein sequence is MDTRLTSGIASAALLGAVAGLIASPPACRLEMARRLRYGTARLARVLRSDQDRLTAAVYVGASTMMRVTEQVFAAVREMIAKSHSPIAKLRRALGQDDRLRERPIVVDAVGDTLLLQGVVSDDEEWRRADLLARDASPDGTVRNLLRVEHHAEG, encoded by the coding sequence GTGGACACTCGACTTACAAGCGGAATCGCTTCCGCGGCACTCCTGGGAGCAGTCGCCGGCCTGATCGCGTCTCCGCCTGCCTGCAGGTTGGAGATGGCGCGCCGGCTTCGCTACGGCACCGCACGTCTTGCCCGCGTACTGCGCTCCGATCAAGACCGGCTTACGGCGGCCGTTTACGTCGGCGCGAGCACCATGATGCGCGTGACCGAGCAAGTCTTCGCGGCCGTGCGCGAAATGATTGCGAAGTCGCATTCGCCGATCGCAAAACTGCGCCGGGCTTTGGGGCAAGACGACCGGCTGCGCGAGCGGCCTATCGTCGTCGATGCCGTCGGGGACACGCTTTTGCTGCAGGGCGTCGTGTCTGACGACGAGGAGTGGCGCCGGGCCGATCTGCTGGCACGCGATGCGTCTCCGGACGGCACGGTGCGCAATCTCCTACGCGTGGAGCATCACGCCGAGGGCTAG
- a CDS encoding prolyl oligopeptidase family serine peptidase, whose product MIRSLVFVVAFVAFASTLALAASGPPPTRVASVSDTFFGAAVADPYRWLENDRSPQVSAWIDAQNKYADGVFARFKDQAGINARLRQLALTGPQQFGAKVVAGKLFSLREVPPQAQPVLAVQAWPLGALRTLVDTNPAGGLVSIEGYWPSPDGRYVAYATQEAGAEATTMHVVEVGSGRILAESLPRVGGGTSTDALAWDGDSNGFVYTHVPAPGSVPKGQEFFNSVLFHHKLGSAASADTLALGKGFSPVAEWNAMDSPDGRAAALVHYGDGSYCNVYLREGGRWVKVVDASAGVLVGDDETRVLTAAFVGDRLYVIETTGHPRGEIVAIDPHGKSRTVLAQGDWAVRGIYAIRGGFLTREVWGPAWRVRQFTAAGMLVRTVALPSRGISVGTIAAEPGSSAALIEYAGWTTPERWVRYDAQSGALTTLYQLKPAADYSDVAFTVEYAVSRDGTRVPFTVLHKRGAAANATAPGILTAYGGYGLEQGPFFIGSALFWIERGGVYIVANIRGGGELGEAWHLGGNLTHKQNDYDDFAAVAQKAISSGWVAPGRLGIVGGSNGGLLMGAALTQHPELYRAVASFAGIYDMLRVELTPNGRFNVSEYGTVQNKDLFDALYGYSPYHHVTAGTKYPAVMMVTGENDPRVAPWQSRKMIARLQAANAGANPIVLLTRRAAGHGIGASFSQRLGDRSAQYIFFANELGLPMK is encoded by the coding sequence ATGATACGGAGTCTCGTTTTTGTCGTTGCTTTCGTCGCGTTTGCGTCGACGCTCGCACTGGCGGCCTCGGGTCCGCCGCCGACGCGCGTTGCAAGCGTCAGCGACACGTTCTTCGGCGCGGCAGTGGCTGACCCATATCGGTGGCTTGAGAACGATCGCTCGCCGCAGGTATCCGCGTGGATCGATGCGCAGAACAAATACGCCGACGGCGTGTTCGCTCGTTTCAAGGACCAGGCCGGCATCAACGCGCGACTTCGGCAGTTGGCGCTGACCGGACCACAGCAGTTCGGCGCCAAGGTGGTCGCGGGCAAGCTCTTCTCCTTGCGGGAGGTTCCGCCGCAAGCGCAGCCGGTGCTCGCCGTCCAAGCGTGGCCGCTCGGCGCCTTGCGAACGCTCGTGGACACCAATCCGGCGGGCGGGCTCGTGTCGATCGAAGGTTACTGGCCGTCACCGGACGGGCGCTATGTCGCGTATGCGACCCAAGAAGCCGGCGCCGAAGCGACGACGATGCACGTCGTGGAGGTCGGATCCGGTCGAATTCTGGCGGAGAGCCTGCCGCGCGTCGGGGGAGGCACGTCGACCGACGCGCTGGCTTGGGATGGCGACTCAAACGGCTTCGTCTACACGCACGTGCCGGCTCCGGGCAGCGTTCCAAAGGGACAAGAGTTCTTCAATTCGGTTCTTTTCCATCACAAACTTGGCTCTGCCGCGAGTGCTGATACGCTCGCGCTTGGCAAGGGCTTCTCGCCTGTGGCCGAGTGGAATGCGATGGACTCACCCGACGGTCGAGCCGCGGCGCTCGTGCACTACGGCGACGGCTCGTACTGCAACGTGTATCTGCGCGAAGGCGGACGCTGGGTCAAAGTCGTCGACGCTTCCGCGGGCGTGTTGGTGGGCGATGACGAGACGCGCGTCCTCACCGCTGCGTTCGTCGGCGACCGGCTATACGTCATCGAGACTACCGGGCACCCGCGCGGCGAGATCGTAGCGATCGATCCGCACGGAAAATCGCGCACGGTGCTCGCGCAAGGCGACTGGGCGGTGCGCGGGATCTATGCTATTCGCGGGGGCTTCCTGACCCGGGAGGTGTGGGGCCCCGCGTGGCGCGTGCGGCAGTTCACGGCGGCCGGCATGTTGGTGCGCACGGTCGCGCTGCCCTCGCGCGGCATCAGCGTGGGCACCATAGCGGCTGAGCCCGGAAGCTCCGCCGCGCTCATCGAGTACGCGGGCTGGACCACACCGGAGCGCTGGGTGCGCTACGATGCGCAAAGCGGCGCGCTCACGACGCTGTATCAGTTGAAGCCCGCGGCCGATTATTCGGACGTCGCCTTCACCGTGGAGTATGCGGTGTCGCGCGACGGCACGCGGGTGCCGTTCACGGTCCTCCACAAGCGCGGCGCCGCTGCGAATGCGACGGCACCGGGCATCCTCACGGCCTACGGCGGCTACGGGCTCGAACAGGGGCCCTTCTTCATCGGCTCCGCTCTGTTCTGGATCGAACGTGGCGGCGTCTACATCGTCGCCAACATCCGCGGCGGCGGCGAACTCGGTGAAGCGTGGCACTTGGGCGGCAATCTCACGCACAAGCAGAACGACTACGACGACTTTGCGGCGGTCGCTCAAAAGGCGATTTCTTCGGGATGGGTGGCGCCCGGACGGCTGGGCATCGTCGGCGGCAGCAACGGCGGCTTGCTGATGGGCGCAGCGTTGACGCAGCATCCGGAGCTTTACCGCGCCGTGGCGAGCTTCGCCGGGATCTACGACATGCTGCGCGTCGAGCTCACGCCTAATGGACGCTTCAACGTCAGCGAGTACGGCACCGTGCAGAACAAGGATCTCTTCGACGCGTTGTATGGCTACTCGCCGTATCATCACGTGACGGCGGGCACGAAGTATCCGGCCGTGATGATGGTGACCGGTGAGAACGATCCGCGCGTCGCGCCGTGGCAGTCAAGAAAGATGATCGCGCGATTGCAGGCGGCGAACGCGGGCGCCAATCCGATCGTGCTGCTGACGCGCCGCGCGGCTGGCCACGGCATCGGCGCATCGTTCAGCCAGCGGCTCGGCGACCGCTCGGCGCAATACATTTTCTTCGCGAATGAGCTTGGTCTGCCGATGAAGTGA
- a CDS encoding aldehyde dehydrogenase family protein, producing MKPARLPVRKTYKLFVGGEFARSESGRTMAIARRDGTHHVARATRKDVRDAVRAARGAWAGWRGRTAYNRGQIIYRLAEMMESRREQFVDVLLSGGATAREAAREFEAAVDRAIWYAGWCDKIEQVLSTKNPVAGPHFNVSSPEPTGVVGVLAPAQPSLLGLVSTVIPPLSGGNVVVALAPSSDPLSAIAFAEAAATSDMPKGVLNILTGEPAELLPHVAAHFDVNALDIWTADSGLAERAHVAACESVKRVRRSGTRDRKFWFGDASQSPRWIEAFMEIKTVWHPAGV from the coding sequence GTGAAGCCCGCGCGCCTGCCGGTTCGCAAGACCTACAAGCTGTTCGTCGGCGGCGAGTTCGCGCGTTCGGAATCAGGCCGAACGATGGCGATTGCGCGGCGCGACGGCACGCATCACGTCGCGCGCGCCACGCGGAAAGATGTGCGCGATGCGGTGCGAGCCGCGCGTGGAGCGTGGGCCGGCTGGCGCGGCCGGACCGCCTACAACCGCGGACAGATCATCTATCGTCTCGCCGAGATGATGGAGTCGCGACGCGAGCAATTCGTGGACGTGCTTCTGAGCGGAGGCGCGACGGCGCGAGAGGCAGCGCGCGAATTCGAAGCCGCGGTCGATCGCGCGATCTGGTACGCGGGCTGGTGCGACAAGATCGAACAAGTGCTGTCCACCAAGAATCCGGTGGCGGGCCCGCATTTCAACGTCAGCAGCCCTGAGCCCACCGGGGTCGTGGGCGTGCTCGCGCCCGCGCAGCCCTCGCTGCTCGGCCTGGTATCAACGGTGATCCCTCCCTTGAGCGGCGGCAACGTGGTCGTCGCGCTCGCCCCATCGTCAGACCCGCTGAGCGCCATCGCCTTCGCTGAAGCAGCGGCCACGAGCGATATGCCCAAGGGCGTGTTGAATATCCTGACGGGCGAGCCGGCGGAACTGCTGCCGCACGTGGCGGCGCATTTCGATGTGAATGCATTGGACATCTGGACGGCGGACTCAGGCCTAGCGGAGCGCGCTCATGTGGCCGCGTGCGAGAGCGTCAAGCGCGTGCGTCGCAGCGGCACGCGCGATCGCAAGTTCTGGTTCGGCGACGCTTCGCAAAGCCCGCGCTGGATCGAAGCGTTCATGGAAATCAAAACGGTGTGGCACCCCGCCGGCGTGTAG